In Acropora palmata chromosome 7, jaAcrPala1.3, whole genome shotgun sequence, one genomic interval encodes:
- the LOC141885616 gene encoding citrate synthase-lysine N-methyltransferase CSKMT, mitochondrial-like, translating to MHSLKVIGRRYMSPVLKHGMKHLGNQTALLQIRSLGDMSDQSFWNSFYANRPGDKVFDWFVNFEDVSVYLEPHFHAVSCDDFVRILDIGCGTSDFSLKLFEHLNRKCRIDCVDFSFEAVKAMQKLINERELPVDKTIDLKESFLCRQHLSGMACHQADAKKLPFGDATFSLVFDKGTSDAVLKGANGESAFAEVVKECFRVLKPKGKFIQFSDEPPELRINLLESVKSQKAQHCMKENCNMTWVWRELEVCSGFQYFMYVVYKSVPVSM from the exons ATGCATTCTCTGAAGGTAATTGGACGAAGGTATATGTCTCCAGTTTTAAAACATGGAATGAAACATTTGGGGAACCAAACCG CATTGCTTCAAATACGCTCTCTGGGAGACATGTCTGATCAATCCTTCTGGAATAGTTTTTATGCTAATCGTCCTGGGGACAAGGTCTTTGATTGGTTTGTGAATTTTGAAGACGTCTCTGTTTATCTCGAACCTCACTTTCATGCAGTAAGCTGTGATGACTTTGTGAGAATACTGGACATTGGATGTGGTACCTCAGATTTCAGCTTAAAGCTTTTTGAACACTTAAACAGGAAATGTCGTATTGATTGTGTAGACTTTTCATTTGAGGCAGTAAAAGCAATGCAAAAACTTATTAATGAGCGTGAACTGCCAGTGGACAAAACTATAGATCTCAAGGAAAGTTTTCTGTGTCGTCAGCATCTTTCAGGAATGGCTTGTCACCAAgctgatgcaaaaaaattacccTTCGGAGATGCGACGTTTTCATTGGTTTTTGACAAGGGTACCTCTGATGCAGTGCTGAAGGGTGCTAATGGAGAAAGTGCCTTTGCAGAGGTGGTAAAAGAATGTTTCCGTGTACTAAAACCCAAGGGAAAATTCATTCAGTTTTCAGATGAACCACCTGAATTACGGATCAATCTCTTGGAGAGTGTGAAGTCTCAAAAAGCGCAACATTGcatgaaagaaaattgcaaCATGACATGGGTGTGGCGTGAATTAGAAGTTTGTTCAGGCTTCCAGTACTTTATGTATGTTGTCTACAAGAGTGTCCCAGTTTCCATGTAA